In Endozoicomonas sp. GU-1, one DNA window encodes the following:
- a CDS encoding phosphoglycerate kinase, which produces MNVLTMTDLDLAGKRVLIREDLNVPVKGGKVTSDARILASLPTIEQALAAGAHVMVTSHLGRPTEGEYEEQFSLKPVADYIGNLLGKEVRLVKDWVDGGFDVAAGELVILENCRFNVGEEKDDEALSRKMAALCDIYVMDAFGTAHRAQASTHGVGKFAAVACAGPLLAAELDALGKAMDKPERPMTAIVGGSKVSTKLTVLESLSGVCDQLIVGGGIANTFLAAAGKNVGKSLYEADLIPQAKALMAKCDIPMPVDVVCGKKFDENETAIIKSVDEVEDDDMIFDVGPETQKLFADVLTAAKTILWNGPVGVFEFDQFGEGTRSLSMAIANSDAFSIAGGGDTLAAIDKYGIKDKVSYISTGGGAFLEFVEGKVLPAVAMLEAAAKR; this is translated from the coding sequence ATGAACGTTTTAACAATGACCGACCTGGATCTGGCAGGCAAACGCGTGCTGATCCGTGAAGACCTCAATGTTCCGGTAAAAGGCGGCAAGGTCACCAGTGACGCCCGTATTCTGGCGTCTCTGCCAACCATTGAGCAGGCTCTGGCAGCCGGTGCTCATGTCATGGTGACCTCTCACCTGGGTCGCCCGACTGAAGGTGAGTATGAAGAGCAGTTCTCCCTGAAGCCGGTGGCAGACTACATTGGCAACCTGCTGGGTAAGGAAGTTCGCCTGGTCAAAGACTGGGTTGACGGTGGTTTTGACGTGGCAGCCGGAGAGCTGGTTATTCTGGAAAACTGCCGTTTCAATGTCGGCGAAGAGAAAGACGACGAAGCCCTGTCCCGCAAAATGGCCGCTCTGTGTGATATCTATGTGATGGATGCTTTCGGCACCGCACACCGCGCCCAGGCTTCCACCCATGGTGTTGGCAAGTTTGCCGCTGTTGCCTGTGCCGGTCCGCTGCTGGCGGCGGAACTGGACGCTTTGGGCAAGGCTATGGATAAACCAGAACGTCCGATGACGGCAATCGTTGGTGGTTCCAAGGTTTCTACCAAGCTGACCGTGCTTGAGTCGCTGTCCGGCGTTTGTGACCAGCTGATCGTGGGTGGTGGTATTGCCAACACCTTCCTGGCAGCTGCTGGCAAAAATGTGGGTAAGTCCCTCTACGAAGCAGACCTGATCCCTCAGGCCAAAGCCCTGATGGCAAAGTGTGATATCCCGATGCCAGTGGATGTGGTTTGCGGTAAGAAATTCGATGAGAACGAGACCGCCATTATCAAGTCGGTGGATGAGGTTGAAGATGACGACATGATCTTTGACGTTGGTCCGGAAACCCAGAAGCTGTTTGCCGACGTTCTCACGGCAGCAAAAACCATCCTGTGGAATGGTCCGGTGGGAGTTTTCGAGTTTGACCAGTTCGGTGAGGGCACCCGTTCACTGTCCATGGCCATTGCCAACTCAGACGCATTCTCCATCGCTGGCGGTGGCGATACCCTGGCCGCTATCGACAAGTACGGCATTAAAGACAAAGTGTCGTACATTTCCACCGGTGGCGGTGCCTTCCTTGAGTTTGTTGAAGGCAAGGTTCTGCCTGCAGTAGCCATGCTCGAAGCAGCAGCCAAGCGCTGA
- a CDS encoding Bcr/CflA family multidrug efflux MFS transporter, giving the protein MTTSTHLVTREDRGERLFLILTLGALTALGPLAIDLYLPAMPTIAKSMGEPLSRIQYTLSAYTIGFAISQLVCGPLSDRFGRRTVMFPGIIFYILTNILAALCTSATQLIIVRVLQAMAGAAIMVTIPAMIRDLFPREQVAKALSSILMVMTVAPLAAPLLGGQILKFFGWQSLFIFLAITACLSLILAFFRVKETLPDEDRLMVSPVQLALNYANILKNREAIGCILCHAFFFGGMFAFISGSPFVYIELFGIPAEQYGLLFAINILAMGITNMVNIRLVEQFKLFTILRSGSLIAAVSALLLLLNTVTGFGSLPGLMIPIACYIACIGLTGPNSNALALAHFPKSAGTANALAGALRFTMGGIASALVGYLHNGTAIPMAAVMAGCGVLSVASLLLVKKEGEIEAPVTVG; this is encoded by the coding sequence ATGACAACGTCAACTCATCTGGTAACAAGAGAGGACAGGGGTGAGCGCTTATTCCTGATTCTGACCCTGGGGGCGCTAACAGCACTTGGGCCGCTGGCCATTGACCTCTACCTGCCCGCCATGCCTACCATCGCAAAAAGCATGGGGGAGCCATTAAGCCGGATACAGTACACACTGAGTGCCTATACCATTGGCTTTGCCATAAGCCAGCTGGTGTGTGGCCCGTTATCGGACCGGTTCGGCCGGAGAACAGTCATGTTCCCGGGCATCATCTTCTACATCCTGACCAATATTCTGGCCGCCCTGTGTACCAGTGCCACCCAGCTGATCATTGTCCGGGTACTGCAGGCAATGGCCGGAGCGGCCATTATGGTGACGATTCCGGCCATGATCCGGGATCTGTTCCCCAGGGAACAGGTAGCCAAAGCACTGTCCTCCATTCTCATGGTCATGACGGTGGCACCCCTGGCTGCGCCACTGCTGGGCGGGCAGATTCTCAAGTTCTTTGGCTGGCAGAGCCTGTTTATCTTTCTGGCGATAACCGCCTGCCTGTCATTAATTCTGGCCTTTTTCCGGGTTAAGGAGACATTGCCAGATGAAGACCGGCTTATGGTGTCACCAGTACAACTGGCACTGAACTACGCCAACATCCTGAAAAACCGCGAAGCCATTGGCTGTATTCTCTGCCATGCCTTTTTCTTTGGTGGCATGTTTGCGTTTATTTCCGGCTCTCCCTTCGTCTACATTGAGCTGTTTGGCATCCCCGCTGAACAGTATGGGCTGCTCTTTGCCATTAATATCCTGGCCATGGGGATCACCAATATGGTGAATATCCGCCTGGTTGAGCAGTTCAAACTGTTTACGATTCTGCGCTCAGGCAGCCTGATCGCAGCGGTCTCTGCACTTTTGCTCCTGCTTAACACGGTTACCGGCTTTGGCAGCCTACCCGGACTGATGATCCCAATTGCCTGCTATATCGCCTGTATTGGCTTAACGGGTCCTAACTCCAACGCCCTGGCCCTGGCCCACTTCCCAAAATCGGCAGGAACAGCAAACGCCCTGGCAGGCGCACTGCGTTTTACCATGGGGGGGATTGCCTCTGCCTTGGTCGGTTACCTGCATAATGGAACAGCCATTCCCATGGCAGCGGTGATGGCTGGTTGCGGAGTACTCTCTGTTGCTTCACTGTTGCTGGTAAAGAAAGAAGGAGAAATAGAAGCGCCTGTAACGGTAGGTTAA
- a CDS encoding alpha/beta hydrolase: protein MDKLKLISDMRPLSHGLTPYPHEQAYFEYYRIDLEKRLPDVQHCLGYINSTEYRIACHLYTRPEAKGSVFLLHGYYDHVGLFEHIIRFFIEEGFNVLAYDLPGHGLSSGQPATIEDFAHYRLVLADVMQYCASMLPGPWLAYGQSTGGAIITELLHHHTRQGTPMPFDQVILSAPLVRPWLWKLSRLQLYLARPFIRQIPRQFKDNCRDKDFLNRAHNDPLAPTVLPTQWVSALDRWIRTIESSKEQIPLSPLILQGTDDTTVDGPYNIQALGQLYRSPKVLWLEGARHHLPNELTETRAQYMQWLSEEMNARE, encoded by the coding sequence ATGGACAAACTTAAGCTTATCTCTGATATGCGCCCGCTCTCCCATGGCCTGACGCCGTATCCTCACGAACAGGCATACTTTGAGTATTACCGCATTGACTTGGAAAAGCGCCTCCCTGATGTCCAGCATTGCCTGGGGTATATAAACAGCACTGAATACCGCATTGCCTGCCACCTATACACCCGGCCTGAAGCCAAAGGCTCGGTATTTCTGCTCCATGGCTACTATGACCATGTCGGCTTGTTTGAGCATATTATCCGCTTCTTTATTGAAGAAGGCTTTAACGTTCTGGCCTACGATCTTCCCGGTCACGGGCTTTCCAGTGGCCAGCCAGCGACCATTGAAGACTTTGCACACTATCGCCTGGTGCTGGCAGATGTTATGCAGTACTGCGCGTCAATGCTGCCCGGGCCATGGCTTGCCTACGGTCAGAGTACAGGGGGTGCCATTATTACCGAGTTGTTGCATCACCATACCAGGCAAGGCACGCCGATGCCTTTTGATCAGGTTATCCTGTCTGCTCCACTGGTTCGGCCCTGGTTATGGAAACTCAGCCGACTACAGCTCTACCTGGCCCGGCCATTTATTCGCCAGATTCCCAGGCAATTCAAAGATAACTGTCGGGATAAAGACTTCCTGAACAGAGCGCACAATGATCCACTGGCACCAACCGTGTTACCCACACAGTGGGTCTCTGCTTTGGACCGCTGGATTCGAACAATAGAGTCATCCAAAGAGCAAATCCCGTTAAGCCCGCTGATCCTTCAGGGCACGGATGACACCACAGTGGACGGCCCCTATAACATTCAGGCTTTAGGGCAACTATATCGCTCGCCCAAAGTCCTATGGCTGGAGGGTGCCCGGCATCACCTGCCGAATGAGCTGACAGAAACCCGGGCTCAATATATGCAATGGTTATCAGAAGAGATGAATGCCCGGGAATAG
- the nfo gene encoding deoxyribonuclease IV, whose translation MKYIGAHVSAAGGVENAPVNAHELGATAFALFTKNQRQWKAKPLSMKSIELFRERCEQYHFTPQQILPHDSYLINLGHPEPEALEKSRLAFIDEMERCMQLGLDRLNFHPGSHLRKIGVSDCLSKIAQSINMALEQTQGVIAVIENTAGQGSNLGWQFAEIAEIIDQVDDKSRVGVCLDTCHTFAAGYDLRTQDACQKTFAEFEQVIGFQYLKGMHLNDSKGALGSRKDRHHSLGQGEIGWEVFRYIMADSRFDGIPMVLETIDETLWADEIESLKMMSGAYP comes from the coding sequence ATGAAATACATAGGAGCACACGTCAGTGCGGCCGGTGGTGTCGAAAATGCCCCGGTGAATGCTCATGAATTAGGTGCAACCGCCTTTGCCCTGTTCACCAAAAATCAAAGACAGTGGAAGGCCAAACCGCTGTCAATGAAGAGCATCGAGTTATTCAGAGAGCGTTGTGAGCAATACCATTTCACACCGCAACAAATTCTTCCCCACGACAGTTATCTGATCAACCTGGGTCATCCGGAGCCCGAAGCCCTGGAGAAGTCCCGGCTGGCATTTATTGATGAGATGGAACGGTGTATGCAGCTCGGTCTTGACCGACTGAACTTTCACCCGGGCAGTCACCTGAGAAAAATCGGGGTATCGGACTGCCTGAGTAAAATTGCCCAGTCCATCAATATGGCCCTTGAGCAAACGCAGGGCGTGATTGCGGTGATCGAAAATACCGCAGGCCAGGGCAGCAACCTGGGGTGGCAATTTGCCGAAATCGCCGAAATCATTGATCAGGTGGACGACAAAAGCCGTGTTGGTGTCTGTCTGGATACCTGCCACACTTTTGCTGCCGGTTACGACCTTCGCACACAGGACGCCTGCCAGAAAACGTTTGCCGAGTTCGAGCAGGTCATTGGTTTTCAGTACCTGAAAGGCATGCACCTGAATGACTCCAAAGGCGCACTGGGCTCACGAAAAGACCGGCACCACAGCCTGGGCCAGGGTGAGATTGGTTGGGAGGTATTTCGCTATATCATGGCTGACAGCCGTTTTGATGGCATTCCCATGGTTCTGGAAACCATTGATGAAACACTCTGGGCAGACGAGATAGAGTCACTGAAAATGATGTCCGGGGCCTATCCGTAA
- a CDS encoding adenosylmethionine decarboxylase, whose translation MFFEGSEKKIEIVTSPEWISLRALGRSFWAQMVARARADILAILSNEHCDAYLLSESSLFVWHDRFLMLTCGTTTLVDAALYFFEQTPLEHIRCARFQRKNEYQPHLQKTSFMDDVDRLSQRVPGCAFRLGYPDGHHNCVFHLDKPYGPAPDDTTSELLMYHIRGENADSLRCEHQRIKDIRRLLKLNRLFPDFALSDWLFTPCGYSLNAIRGNRYATIHITPHKNSSYVSFATNLDLANSPIVAILLKQLNPGCWDLIGFNARRPEELLAENTPYQCLATGEIQLSCGYRMSFNHFQHPDHRKVTAETLSPEKQPAVNAW comes from the coding sequence ATGTTTTTTGAAGGCTCAGAAAAAAAAATAGAGATAGTCACCAGCCCGGAATGGATTTCCCTGAGGGCCCTGGGCAGAAGCTTCTGGGCACAGATGGTGGCCAGAGCCCGGGCCGACATCCTGGCCATACTCAGCAACGAACACTGTGACGCTTATCTATTGTCGGAGTCCAGTCTGTTTGTCTGGCATGACCGGTTTCTGATGCTTACCTGTGGCACCACTACTTTGGTGGATGCTGCCCTCTACTTCTTTGAACAGACCCCTCTGGAGCATATCCGCTGCGCCCGATTCCAGCGCAAAAATGAGTACCAGCCCCATCTTCAGAAGACTTCCTTTATGGACGACGTTGACCGACTGAGCCAGCGGGTGCCCGGCTGTGCCTTTCGTCTGGGCTATCCGGATGGCCATCATAACTGTGTATTCCATCTGGACAAGCCCTATGGACCAGCGCCTGATGACACCACCAGCGAACTGCTGATGTACCATATCCGGGGGGAAAATGCTGACAGCCTGCGCTGTGAGCACCAGAGGATTAAAGACATCCGTCGCTTGCTTAAACTGAACCGGCTGTTTCCGGACTTTGCCCTGAGCGACTGGCTGTTTACCCCCTGTGGTTACTCCCTGAATGCGATTCGGGGCAACCGCTATGCCACCATCCATATCACACCGCATAAAAACAGCTCATACGTCAGTTTTGCCACCAACCTTGATCTGGCCAACTCACCGATTGTCGCCATACTGCTGAAACAGCTGAACCCGGGCTGCTGGGATCTGATCGGTTTTAATGCCCGGCGACCAGAAGAGTTGCTGGCGGAAAATACGCCATACCAATGTCTTGCAACCGGTGAAATTCAATTAAGCTGCGGCTATCGCATGAGCTTCAATCACTTCCAGCACCCGGATCACAGGAAAGTGACGGCAGAAACATTATCACCAGAGAAGCAACCGGCAGTAAATGCATGGTAA